The proteins below come from a single Puniceicoccaceae bacterium genomic window:
- a CDS encoding DNA adenine methylase translates to MIAAPVTRPPVRYFGGKFRIAPWILQHVPAHRGWVEPFGGGAGVLLRKARAHSELYNDLDGEVVNLFRVLRDQGAAFRRYLELTPFSRDAFEKSFAAKNVEDPFERAAHFLIRNQMGFGSSSSSRGRKTGFRHSAYNNRHSSGVDWRNLPDAIPAVVDRLRGVVIENRDYREILPKWDLDGTVIYCDPPYVMNTRSGGGRYTHEFSDTDHCEMAEHLHRLRSAWVMVSGYDCPLYRELFAGWAVSHKTTQTDRGTARTETLWLSPNFPIKQMELI, encoded by the coding sequence ATGATCGCAGCGCCGGTCACGCGTCCGCCGGTGCGATACTTCGGGGGGAAGTTCCGGATTGCGCCGTGGATCCTGCAGCATGTGCCTGCGCATCGTGGGTGGGTAGAGCCGTTTGGTGGGGGTGCTGGGGTGTTGCTGCGCAAGGCCCGTGCTCACTCTGAGCTGTACAATGATCTCGATGGGGAGGTAGTGAACCTGTTCCGCGTGCTGCGTGACCAGGGCGCGGCGTTTCGGAGATACTTGGAGCTCACCCCGTTTTCGCGTGATGCGTTCGAGAAATCGTTTGCGGCGAAAAATGTGGAGGATCCGTTCGAGCGCGCCGCGCATTTTCTGATCCGCAATCAGATGGGCTTTGGAAGCAGCTCCAGCTCACGCGGTCGCAAGACAGGATTTCGCCACAGTGCTTACAACAACCGGCATTCCTCCGGTGTGGATTGGCGCAACCTCCCGGATGCCATCCCTGCGGTCGTGGATCGGCTGCGCGGGGTGGTGATCGAAAACCGCGATTACCGGGAGATCCTACCGAAGTGGGATCTCGATGGTACGGTGATTTATTGTGACCCGCCTTATGTGATGAATACCCGCTCGGGTGGGGGACGCTACACCCATGAGTTTTCCGATACCGATCACTGTGAAATGGCTGAGCATCTCCACCGTCTCCGCAGTGCCTGGGTGATGGTGAGCGGGTATGACTGCCCGCTGTATCGAGAGTTGTTCGCGGGCTGGGCGGTGAGTCACAAGACCACCCAGACCGATCGCGGAACGGCACGCACGGAAACGCTGTGGCTGAGTCCGAATTTTCCAATCAAACAAATGGAGTTAATATGA